The Niallia alba genome includes a window with the following:
- a CDS encoding DUF3918 family protein — protein sequence MGKVMNTAIAIGAGVVAMSYMQKNNMMSQKQLKKMQKKVMKMF from the coding sequence ATGGGTAAAGTGATGAATACAGCAATAGCTATTGGTGCTGGTGTAGTAGCAATGAGCTATATGCAAAAAAATAATATGATGAGTCAAAAACAATTGAAAAAAATGCAAAAAAAAGTAATGAAGATGTTTTAA